In a genomic window of Helianthus annuus cultivar XRQ/B chromosome 10, HanXRQr2.0-SUNRISE, whole genome shotgun sequence:
- the LOC110883201 gene encoding uncharacterized protein LOC110883201: MESKLHPVLTVSNIKTHVPIILKKDSTRYTTWKTLFKVHCQIYEVLDHLSPKQPAIKPAIEYSDATAAAKAEAAARAADTLWTQLDVVVLQWIYATISAPILHIILQPGQTAHDAWIAVKSEFSDNKNT; the protein is encoded by the coding sequence ATGGAGTCCAAACTTCACCCTGTCCTTACCGTTTCTAACATCAAAACACACGTTCCCATTATCTTGAAAAAAGACTCAACACGTTATACCACTTGGAAAACCCTCTTCAAGGTGCACTGTCAAATCTACGAAGTGCTCGACCACTTATCTCCCAAACAACCTGCTATCAAACCCGCCATTGAATATTCTGATGCAACGGCTGCCGCCAAAGCCGAGGCTGCCGCTCGTGCGGCTGACACCCTGTGGACCCAACTGGACGTTGTGGTTCTGCAGTGGATATACGCCACCATCTCTGCGCCTATTCTACACATCATCTTGCAACCGGGTCAGACAGCTCATGATGCTTGGATTGCCGTTAAGAGTGAATTTAGTGACAACAAAAATACTTGA